A region of Toxorhynchites rutilus septentrionalis strain SRP chromosome 1, ASM2978413v1, whole genome shotgun sequence DNA encodes the following proteins:
- the LOC129761693 gene encoding uncharacterized protein LOC129761693 yields MREISAENDQSPQYFLPHHAVLRPESSTTKLRTVFDASCKSQSGLSLNDVLLTGPTIQQSLIALVMRFRMHAYVVTADIAKMYRQIMVHPTDQPLQRIYWRDDKNTTLKIFQLQTVTYGTNFYMDDLLTGCEDLNKLKETCSQLVSMLDSAGFQLRKFSSNSQDVLNMIPEHLRESKTILEFESGSSIKTLGLLWEPASDFISYNVPDWSPIERYTKRIMLSRMSSLFDSLGLLGPLVVTAKITMQLVWKEQIPWDSTLPPVIRQMWEEYQVQVAQIRNIRIPRFVLSLCKNSALQMHGFCDASMQAYGACIYVRSIAPDEYCTVRLIATKSRVAPLEVKSIARLELCAALLLSQLTNTVLDSIGRV; encoded by the coding sequence ATGCGGGAAATATCGGCGGAAAATGATCAGTCGCCTCAATATTTTTTACCCCACCACGCGGTGTTACGCCCCGAAAGTTCGACGACGAAGCTTCGTACTGTTTTCGACGCGTCATGCAAATCGCAATCCGGACTGTCGCTCAACGATGTGTTATTGACCGGACCCACAATACAACAATCGCTCATCGCTCTAGTAATGCGATTCCGCATGCATGCGTACGTGGTAACCGCCGATATCGCCAAAATGTACCGCCAAATAATGGTACATCCTACCGATCAGCCACTACAGCGGATTTATTGGCGAGATGATAAAAACACAACGCTCAAAATATTCCAGTTACAGACGGTTACTTATGGCACCaatttttacatggacgatcttcTTACTGGCTGCGAAGATCTCAACAAGCTGAAAGAAACATGCTCGCAACTCGTTTCCATGTTAGACTCGGCTGGATTTCAGCTACGTAAATTTTCGTCAAACTCCCAGGATGTCCTCAACATGATCCCAGAGCATCTGAGGGAGTCAAAAACCATTCTCGAGTTTGAATCTGGTTCCTCAATCAAAACCTTGGGATTGCTGTGGGAACCAGCATCAGACTTTATCAGTTATAATGTTCCTGATTGGTCACCTATTGAAAGATATACAAAACGAATTATGTTGTCGCGGATGTCGAGTCTATTTGACTCACTTGGATTGTTGGGTCCTCTCGTTGTGACTGCAAAAATCACAATGCAGCTCGTATGGAAGGAACAAATTCCATGGGACAGTACCTTGCCCCCTGTCATTCGTCAAATGTGGGAAGAATATCAAGTACAAGTAGCCCAAATCAGAAACATACGCATTCCACGATTTGTATTGTCCCTCTGCAAAAATAGTGCATTGCAGATGCACGGATTCTGCGATGCTTCCATGCAGGCCTACGGAGCATGCATATACGTACGATCTATTGCTCCTGACGAATATTGTACTGTTCGCCTGATCGCCACCAAATCTCGTGTCGCTCCCCTAGAAGTGAAGTCGATCGCTCGACTAGAGCTGTGCGCAGCTCTTTTGCTTTCGCAACTAACCAATACCGTTTTGGATAGCATTGGTCGCGTCTAA